TACACAGATATAGTTTTGGATGGACAGCAAGATGATTACTATTTCTTTTACAGATTCAAGATGAATTTGCATAATAACAAGGTAAGTGCTTATCGTCGCTAGGcttcaaaaatgtaataaataaactcatcatagctaccagaactaaattttgtatatacgcaagacgcgtgtttcgtctacaaaagactcatcagtgacgctcgaatacaaaaagttaaaagggccaaataaagtacgaaattggAGAGCAGTACGGACCAAATTACTTATCTATCAACAAATTTTGTCACACTTTGGTAATTTTGAACAAAAGCGcatgcttttaaaattttgtatgtaaACTTGAACGTTTTTGTACATGGCtgagaaataaacaaaaatggatATTTCTAGATATTGCAACGACTAACCTTATTTTCGCTCATGGAAAGAAATTTacattgtaaaaagtaaaaacacaaaaattttgaactccgaggaaaattcaaaaaggaaaatcaaaaatcaaaaggcaaaatcaaaagcccaaacacatcaaacgaatggataacaactgtcatattcctgacttggtacaggcattttctaatgtagaaaatggtggattgaaccgggttttatagctagctaaacctctcacttgtatgacagtcgcatcaaatttcattacattgtcaacgatgtatgaacaaaacaaacatactcaaagagtaaaaatgtcaaaaataggggtacagcagtcaatattgtgttatcatcttaatatcactataaaaacaacaaatgtaacgaagaatcacaaaaaggcatacatcaaattgaACATACTCATTTTACTTTTCttgtaccacttaatttatgtatataaagtctacccgtaaaggaaagaaggttttcatttctggtgtaaaaatgcgcgtctgaaattcgtacaggtagacataaaaataattttgtcgttcaaagtttGAAGGCATACATATATGcctcactataaaaacaacaaatgtaacgaagaaatGTTTTTATTCCTCAAACcatcaaacaaaaatttaaagtttacaCACGACACTTTGCAAGCACAGAATACTGACAATTGAGATTCGCAATTTTGCAACAtgtcttattttaaatgttttgaaagttCTAAATGTATGATATTTAGGAATATTAGAGGTTTCCTCCAGCCAAACTggtttttgttaaaaagaagTTTTAGCAAAATATAAGAATACACATACATTTGCCTAATGATTTGCAACTTTCTacgatttttattaattaacttttcaatgCTTTTTCTTGTTACATTTCCTTTAGGATATTGCAATGGGTATGGTTTTGGAAGATGTCAGAGGAAAAGCGCTTCCTGCAATAAATGTCTTCTCATTGTCGATCCAGGCACTAAAGAATCATATGAAAGGTGTTATAGAAATTAAGAATGTTATGCTTGATGAAAACACAAGATGGGTATTGACAGTTCCTGCAATATGGACAGATTCGGCCAAACTTTTTATGAGAAAGGCTGCTGGAATGGTAAATAACAGCCACCTTGCCATTACACATTAATACATTTATTACTTATTGGCCTTCATCAACTCGAATATCAATACATTCTTTCATTGATAACACTTTTCAGCAACAGtcagttacatttttttttatatttttacctattttttctgtttgttttgttcgcaCATTGTATTATAAGGGAATTGTATGCGATTGCCATACAAATAAGAGGTTTGACTAGCCATAGTACCAGTTTTAACCCACCATGTTCCTCGTGAGAAAGagcctgtgccaagtcaggattatgacagttcttatctattcgtttgatgtgctgGGATTTGGACTTTccgtgtatatttttttacggTGTTcggcatttttgttattttacttttttgatattgAATTGGGATCGATGTCTGTACCATGATTTTGTTAACCATTGCATAATGCATTATTGAAAtcattacattttaattttactcaaaaagtatgTGTCAACGTAAATATCATGACGGAATTCAAATGTGTGCAGAATAATACTGCAATTGTAATTCATATCTTTTGATAATTGAATGCAACAAAacttatttcttataaatatttttaaaggctGGCATTCCAGAGGACAAATTGACTTTGGCGCTTGAACCTGAGGCAGCTTCTGTGTTCTGTCAAACGTTTCCATCTGCTGGTAGCACGGATATTGTCAATATAGGATCTAAGTATATCGTAGTTGACCTTGGGGGTACGACGTTGACGAttttacactgtttttttttcttttcttaaaacgtaacaaatatgtgttctagtaaaatgaaaagaacaaaaTCATACCCTTGTTTGTCAAAGGAtgttaatttatagaaatgtgaggacagattaaaactgtaaattttCTTCTTGACAATATCTATTGCAATTTCGGTAGAAAAGGTTTATCAACAATTTGTATGAATTCCAATGGGCAccaattaaacattttatagaaGACTTGAGTTTTGACTTCGCGTAATTCCATTTAATCAATCACGTCAACAATACCTACCATTAAAGTGATGAAAgttgtgtgggttttttttattcaatcaagAGTTCTCTCAAAATTATGCCAAAATTTCCCCACTTTACCgataactttaaatgaattGAATATAAGCAGCATATACAtgtccttttatatatttaaatattacagcCTCACACGGGAAAATCAATACTAAACTTTACTAAGAACGTCATTTTTTTCACGATGGGGTTCTTTTAGTCCCATCTTAAGGTGTGTTTTTTTAACCCATCTCGTTTGCATATTAACTCAGGGATTTCGGCACCACCAATTACATAAAACCTTTAACAAATTCTTTCATAGTTTAAAATactggttttgaagtttggctttacctgtaaaaaaaaacatgttacaaACAGAATATCACATCCTTAGTTAAAAGGTGATGTTATTTATAGAGCCTGTAGCTTTATATACgacctattaaaaaaaatattataaaaggtAATCAGGTATGTattgtaataagatcattgcatATGGGTTAATCGGTgcaaacattgattttgttatcaatacTAAATAAAACTGTCTGAATAGCAATCAGTCCTCATCTTcacggtttttttttcatacgtTGAAGGGATGATTTTCTCCTAAAATTCATCTTGTACTGTCCTCAAAATTTACGTTTGTTTCCTCAAGATAATTGTCAATTATATGTGTTTTATCTGttccttttttaaatgaattttgtatgTATCTCGTTTTGTCTTTACAGGCGGAACAGTGGATATCACAGCACACGAGAAGCTGCCTGATGGCTCATTGAAAGAATTGTGCAAAGCTTCGGGGAATGATTGTGGGGGAACATCGGTAGATAGGCAGTTTATACAAGTCTTTGTCAATACTAAACTTTACTAAGAACGTCATTTTTTTCACGATGGGGTTTGATATTTTTGGTCAAGAACTATTAGACAAAATGAAAGTAGACTTTCCAGAGGATTATCTGGGTTTGGTCAGGTCTTTCGAAAACGTCAAAAGGACACTGAAACCAGACAAAACTGGTTTGGTTAATATAACAATTCCAAATACAATTTTAGATAAACTATGCCAGTCAGAACTAAACGACAATATCCAAAATGTCGTAGCAACGTCTGCGTTTGCTGACTACTGTAAGCTCTATCACGATAAATTTCGAATGGACGCATCGTATGCCAAATCGCTTTTTGCTCTTTCAACAGAGAACATTGTTTCTTTAATTAATTCTGTCATGTATGAAAGCCATGCCGCAGAAGTAGGACATATCCTACTTGTCGGTGGGTTTGCCGAATGCAAACTGGTTCAGGAAGCTGTTAAGGTAGGGTTCCCCGACAAACATGTCACCGTACCGGACGAAGCGGGAATAGCAGTTCTTAAAGGTGCCGTTTTGTTTGGATACAAACCGGATTCAATATCATCGCGCATAACAAGGTATACCTATGGTGTTGAAGTCGTGAGACTTTTTGACAATTCTAAAGATAGCTTAAGACGAAAAGTCTACGTCGATGGTAATGTTTTATGTGACAATGTATTTCAACCTTTCATGAAAGCAAATACATCGGTACATATAGGAAAGGAATTAAAACACACCTACGGTACGTCGGAGGAATTTCAGCAATCACATTTCCTGCCAATATATTATACAGAAAAAGATAACGCTGAATTTATCGACGAAGGTGGCTGCTTGAAACTCGGCGAAGTTGAAGTAGAGATACCGAATCCCACCAAACATTCTCGGGACGTAGATGTCATATTTCACTTTGGTGAAACAGAAATGTCTATAACAGCTATAGACAAAGAATCTGGTAAAGAGTGCAAAACTACCTTTGAAATTCAAGacttcaattaatttttttactattgatattttaaatacaattaatCAACATCTATACTATAAAAATTTGCGTTCTAATAAACTAAATAGTTTTGTTTCCTGTAATGTATAGAAAGCGAGCCtgtcaaattcatattttaacaagttcttttttatttatttttgaacatCATAAACTCCCTATGTAAATTACAcccatttccttttttttttttaactttttttacattttcgtatataggtaattttattgACACTTGCATGAATAAGATACACACGCCCTTGTCACATgtaaataagataaatatatgataataaacaagttaaaaagcagtatctgtatatataattttaaaagacacaacaacaacaagaaacaaaaaaagtacatataaaaacaaacatacactTAATGTGCTGTACATagttataaagaaaaaacaaaaaatatccaCAAAATTCTCGTTTATACTCTAATATCATTAGAGGTGTTCCTGTCTATAGGAAGCTAATACAAAGAAGAAGTATAGAAAGTTTACTTAAGTCTAGGGAACATGATTAATAAATATCAGTGTACGGTTTTTATGGCTTTTATCTAGCATTGAAGAACCATTAATAGCCTactgttgttgtctgctctttggtctgattgttgtctctttgacatattcaccagtTCAATTCTCTGTTTTATTCGTTTATTATGAGTACGCTTTGGTAGATTGATACatacattgttttataattatgagTGCCATCATTCGTTCAAGTGTGATGGCTGCTTAGAGTTGTTTTATCAAAGACAGTGTCTGCGTGTATCCGCATTTTAAAAGGGCGAACGATACAAGGCTGAAAACTATAGATCAATTACACTCACTTGTATTTGTTGTAAATTGAAGGAGCATTTTGTGACGATCAAAATCATTGAGGCAAATCATACGCTACGACCTCCAGCATGGTTTCCCAAAAGCGAGATCATGTGAATCACAACTCTTTCAACTTATACAAGAACTTCATAACAACAACagcaaaaatatacaaacagacCCCACAAAATTCTTCTCTACACACTTTAAAACTATGGCATTCAAGATAACATTCTAAAATGGATTCAGGCTTTCTTACCAGACAGTATACAAACAGTGGTTATAGATTGAACAACATCAAATACAGCACCCGTTACATCAGGCGTGCCACAAGGAACTGTCCTTGGGACTATATTCTTTTCAATTCACATTTCCAGAATACCTCGAACACAGGAAATTACGCCTCTTCGCTGATGATAGCATTATATATGTCAACAAGACtgtacaaattttcaaacagaTCTTAATGCAGCAGCTAAATGGGAGGCTGATTGACTCGTGGCCTTCCATCCAGGAAAATGCACCATTTTAACCATCACACAGAACaggaaactattcaaacacgATTACattctacatagatataggaagatgtggtgtgagtgccaaggagacaactatcaatccaaataacaatatataacagtaaaccattataggttaatgtactgccttcaacacggagccttagctcacaccgaacaacataACCATATTTTTAGAACCAGTAACATCAGCAAAATATCTCGGCGTAACCTTACAGTCTAACTTAAAATGGAACAATCACTACGGCAACATCATATCAAATGCATATAAATCTCTTGGCTTTCTGAGGCGAAACTTAAACATATCTAACACTTGAAACTTGAATATGCCTGTAGTTTATTGGATCCACACACAGCAGAATATAAAACTAAGCTACAAATGGTACAGAGGCGGGCGGCCCGTTATGTATGTAACGCCCGTTATGTATGTAACAACTACCTCAACACCATAGTGTTACATCCATGTTAAACGAACTCACAGAGCGCCGCCTCAAAACCAGACTTATTGTGTTCTACAAAGTCATCCATGGACTCATCGCAATTTCATCACCTGTCCTCATACAATCAGATACTAGAAGAAGAAAATTACATACTTATACATTTCGGCAAATATTCAACCcaaaagacaattaaaaatggtcattttttttcCGCAAACAAGCATCTAATGGAACATGGTTCCACAAGTTGTGGTAAAATGTCAAACCATTGAAACCTATAGAGATCATGTAATATTATAGGGGTCTACAATTTACCAGAGAAATATGTTTCTGTTGTATCTATAAAGAACATTGTATATGTTCCTggcccaaatcaggagcctatTATTTAGTTGTTGTCATTGGGTGATGTCTGGCAGGTAAGTTGTCGTTCAATTATTGTCATTAAATAAGCCgttcttttcattttaattcattcacattttgtcatgtgattatcaacgccaaaatattaaaacatccaaaacataatttaaacgATGAAGAGCTGATCAATTTAAAAGGACCTAgattatttaccggatttttaatcacataagcaacacgacgggtgccgcatgtgaaccaggatctgcttacccttccggagcacctgagatcacccctagtttttggtggggttcgtgttgtttattctttagttttctatgttgtgtcatgtgtcatgtgtactattgtttttctgtttgactgtccctttggtatctttcgtccctcttttcttttATAGCCAAAACTAGACAAGTAATcagattgatattttatagtgcgtctttctatgttgtgacaAGGACGTATGTTAGTTATTCATCCTTGGTTGTGATGTTACATTATTATTTcaggtaagggtgaaggttggtacctacGTAAAAACCTGCTGTATTGTTTTCATCTGTCCTTAGTCATGGATCTcgtgttcagtggttgtcttttgtttatgtggtttgtaaatgtttcttgtttcttgttttttatatagattaaaaccTTGGTTTTCCGGTTTGAAGAGTTTTACACCAGTCATTTTTTGGGTCCTTTACAGCTTggtgtttggtgtgagccaaggcttagTGTTGAAGACCCTACTTTgacctttaaatatataatgtataaaattgagaatggaaatggggaatgtgtcaaagatacaacCCGATCATAGTGCAAACAGCAGCTGAAgcccaccaatgggtcttcaatgatGTGAGAAACTCCAGCAcctggtttacttttacaaattgtgacatgaatgaagagttgtctcattgtcacttaTACAAGAAATTactaacgtgttgttttcaatatattatgactcatcttcttatatctaacaACATAAACGTTGTTTTTCctgttttaatggttttacactaatcATTTTTTGAACCCTTAACAGTTTGTTCAGTGTAAGAATCCCTATAATGGTtctacttttacaaattgtgacttggatagagggtaatctcattggcactcaaaccaaaTCTTCTAATACTTTTcatataaaatgttttcatcAGGAATATGCAGTCCATGTGGTGCTTGACGCCTATCAGATATCAATTACTCTCATCATCCATTCTTTTTATAGGTTTTATGGTACATATACATTGGCCACTCCAGGGGGAGGAGTTCTAGGGAATGAAATCTCCCCTTTATAGGTCAAAATATGGTCGTCTTACACTCTTTTGGATGATCAATGCacttgaatggggacatatggttggaaccTCCTTTATTCTGGGTTGGGGAACCCCCTTTAAAAATTGGATGGATTAACTTTCAGATCAAATACAAGTCACTAACACTTATTgtttaacattatttatttaaaatattatgctATATAAAAgccaatataattttaaatcattgatTTAATCATTAAATTGAATCATTTTGATTTCTTGAATACATTGCATAGATTTTCATGTCATACATTTGAATGTAAATTCagacaaaatattcatacatgcatttgaatgtaaaatcagacaaaatgtttgtagattttttttaaatttcataacacATAGGTTTATGTTATTGCTTCACTATGACTCATGATGTTGACCTTAATTTGATAACACTAATTGTTCTTtaacataaactttataagtAAATGTACACACATAcctatttttgtttcaaaacattgctgaaattgtaaaacaataacACATTTAAAGACCTCGTGATAAAGCTGTcaataaacatcaataaaacttgactagaaaattataaaattacctttGGTGATGAATTATTGACTCAATATgacattgctgcaagttttgttaatccaaaatctattttacatatatccatatagGTAAATCAATTcctcccaaattaagttaagaaagggggggggggggtcagtgaaaaaactatgtgaattaagttttttttatcttactttGAACTTTCATGTCTTCCCGAAGTATGCTTTTAATTGGTGATGggacatttttcaaaaatgggttatctcccatttactgcaaaatttcaacaaaagtttAGATATGTTCCAcagattttgaaaaatgtattttacaaatatttgactGATCCAGTTATTAAGGGAAATATAAACAgacttttatcaaattataaatcattttcagTAGCCATCAAAAATGGGATCCACATTTAGATtgttcaaaaaagaaaacattttatatgAACTACATACAGTATTTGTATACTCAATACAACAGTCTTAAACAAATTTTCCATTACTAGACCTTTTTCAAAGTTGCTTACTTTTAAGCATAAACTTTGGACAAAGGAAATTAACACTGTATTCTGTTTGTCTTACCTATAATATGACAATGTTACATCAAATATCtcataacaattataaaaattaacaatttgtttcaaaaatatatatcacaaacttaatattttatcataaaaatgtttaggCCTTTATTCATTTACTTAGTTTGTAGTTCATAGGGGTACAATACATGCAATATGCATGGTAGAAATAGAAATGAATTTAACTTAATAATTCAaggaataaaaatatttttttaacttaaaagatgcattttttattttgttttaaaaagaatgaTGACAACCCTCAATTAAGAATTTCAAGAGTTGGATCTTTTAATTCAAAAAACTTCTTACCAAAACTATTTATAGGCtcttatttgttaaaaataactcTTCAACTGATTCCAGTCTTATACATTCTTTGATAATACATTTATAGGCTTAAcgcattttagaaaaaagttttATGCAGCAAAGCTAGAGCTTTGttcaaataattacattagatgtatgtttcattataatacgttattctgattggctaattgcaaatcacatgttattccgtaagcagttgcatgagacaataacatttcattcatgatgacacgaggtcccacaataaagtgcacaggtgaatttaaaaatttaacttcatgaaaatcgtgttttatAATCCtagttaaaaaatgtaaatgcttctttttgtaaatttatagggttgtaaaagcattcaccgtgcgtacatttttagaatgaagcgcttccatgcttcatacaaaatgtacttcggtcaacgcttttacaccccaataaatttacaaaaagaagcattcaattcttaaataaaatttgtaacatgttgttttcatttcttaCTGCGATTGTCAAACACAGGAGACACATATGCAAGATTAATTATTGCAATAGCAGttattgttaaaacaaataatgattttgaaattaaaatatgaatttttactTCAGTTAAACATATCCTCTTGCAATCATCCCTGAATTCACAGTAAAACTGATCATAtcttacaaaatcaaatattgcaTATTAGTTTAATcacattgtattttaaacataaaaagcTTCTAGCCTGAATCACATGTTCATgaatataaaacacaaattgtCCTAATTAGAGTTTAATGACTAGTTTCCCCTGGGTACCAGTGTTATTTATAACATCATTATGAGCTGTAGCTGACTGGTTTAAACTGTATTCCTTTCCTATATGTGGTTTAACCCAGCCGTTCTGCATACCAGTTTGTATGCTAGCATTCATCTCCTTCCAATCATCCTgttaaagtacaaataaaatatatgtgttaGTGAGAATTAAATACATCAACACAATATACcatatagcgggttatttacgCACAGTGCAAactttcgcttattttcgcagataaaacaaaatcgcTAAGATAATTTCTGCCAATTTGAAACGGCACATGCAAAGGTACTGATAAAAGTGCTAAATtggccaaaataataaccaccaaaatatttcgtttatcctattcaatgaaaattgcaaaattttaaacccACGAAAAATGTTACccactataaatatatacattgtcagaaaacataaaatctatttgtatgaactttaaaacaagaaaaaaaataggagATAAAGGTAAAACAAGGTCTGTGAAGAGGACCCctatcaattttcttttctatttgtattaatAGTTTTTGAAGGCCTCATGGAAGATTAACATGTCATTGTTAAATGAGTCTTCCCCTTGTTAAATGgagaattttattattattataatttatcgTATCAACAGGAAGTTGGTTCTGACATCTCATTGCTTGTACTAAACAACTGTAGAAATTTGTGAAGAAAAGtttcaaaagttgaaaattacAGATTATAAACAAACAGTTTGTAGAAGGAGTCTTACTGATTTTATATGACCAATATCTGGTTGGACATATGTTGATGCAtgcatttaattgaaataatatagggttattgcatgagtattggggaatattgtcccgagtagaaatttatattgcacgagcttgcaaTATATGAACTACGAGGGACAACATTCCCCGATATTCATGCAaaaacccttttattgtatagcaatattatattttaaagtaaaaacgggtttaaactaagattttgtcgttgatgacgtcatgaattttgaagatttattgcactagtgcaaatgtggaatttattgcacgctaacgtttggttactttctgtgggaaatattatattgctatgcaatgACAggttttatcgctattttacaaTATTCTCCTTTGGTCTCACTGtctgataatttcctttctcagcacattagagtgatatgaaaaattattgctagaaactaTTAAGCGCACATTTGCCTTTGTTAatgtcataggtaaaatagtgaTAAAGAGATAATCACTGGTCACCTCAACtggattgcttttctcacttttgtCGTACCAGCTCATATTAGAAAATCAATCTCATTAAGGTGATCAACAATAATCTATAGTTCTAAAGCATAACTAattttaatgaagaaaaaattgtGACACAAATTCCCTGTTCAATGACTATACTAAAACTTCCAAATATTGCCAAACAGGAAGGAGTTACATGCGGatgattaaatttttattactCATTACAACTGCACAAAATTAAGCTGCATAAGAAAATGAATTAGTCTCTTCTGTACCTTCGACAACTCAACATTTTGATACAGAAAGAATATTAAATCATTCCCATGAATAGGAGCCAAGATAGTTTGATTAAAGTTTCCCTAGTACAATTAGTGTTTTAGGCAAAACAGGAAGTTCAAGTTCAGGTGAATACAGATCTGTTCTCAAAATAATGCTTGCCTGCTACAACTCGACATAcagattaaattaaaaaaaatacctaccTTCTATagaatatcagaaaaaaatgacaagttttacacagacagacagacgacCGACCGACtgactgacagacagacagacagacaacaGGACAGAATAACAGAATACTTACTGGTGTTGAGTTCATCAAAACGATTCCTGTTACTATACATTCTTTGGCCATAGTTAATCTGGGATTTATTTCTATAGTGCCTCTATTTCCAACAATCTGATGGAGAAAAGCTGATTCAAACATGGAATACAAATAAGAGCTTGCAAATTGTactaaatactgtaaattcagtaATTATTGAGTGCATTTATTaatgcgattttgtcattttagacttaaatgcaaCTTTCATTAttacaattttgagaaaaatcctgtttcattcatatgaaatatttcaaaatgggagtttaaattattgcgtttacaattctgtcacattttttgcaaaaataaaaaccaagcaataatttctgaatttacagtatatgtttTGAAAACAGTGTAATTTGTATTAATACTCTGATTTGGGAACATATAAAGTATTAAGTTGAAACAAATTTGTCATAGTAATATAAAGGCAAATAGTTGAGAAATTGCTCATATTGTATGAGTCAAACAATATTTAACAGTTTTACCATTTAAATGAATGTACTACCATTGTATTGCTATATAACCTATGGAAAGGGAATAGTCACTATTCAGTTTTGGTGCCcttaatagcttgctgtttggcgTGAACGATGGCTCAATGTTGAAGACtgaactttgacctataatggtttacttttacaaattgtgacttggatagagagttgtcttattggcactgaTACCacaaatgttattatatatctataaaccaattttacatgttttaaaggAAAATAGCTTACTATGGGT
The nucleotide sequence above comes from Mytilus trossulus isolate FHL-02 chromosome 5, PNRI_Mtr1.1.1.hap1, whole genome shotgun sequence. Encoded proteins:
- the LOC134717771 gene encoding heat shock 70 kDa protein 12B-like → MSINLAAIDFGTTYSGYAFSVSPLKTKLPEVQILSNQSWNAGIREAISLKTPTCLLLTKDTEIVAFGYEAENQYTDIVLDGQQDDYYFFYRFKMNLHNNKDIAMGMVLEDVRGKALPAINVFSLSIQALKNHMKGVIEIKNVMLDENTRWVLTVPAIWTDSAKLFMRKAAGMAGIPEDKLTLALEPEAASVFCQTFPSAGSTDIVNIGSKYIVVDLGGGTVDITAHEKLPDGSLKELCKASGNDCGGTSVDRQFIQVFVNTKLY
- the LOC134717772 gene encoding heat shock 70 kDa protein 12A-like; this encodes MGFDIFGQELLDKMKVDFPEDYLGLVRSFENVKRTLKPDKTGLVNITIPNTILDKLCQSELNDNIQNVVATSAFADYCKLYHDKFRMDASYAKSLFALSTENIVSLINSVMYESHAAEVGHILLVGGFAECKLVQEAVKVGFPDKHVTVPDEAGIAVLKGAVLFGYKPDSISSRITRYTYGVEVVRLFDNSKDSLRRKVYVDGNVLCDNVFQPFMKANTSVHIGKELKHTYGTSEEFQQSHFLPIYYTEKDNAEFIDEGGCLKLGEVEVEIPNPTKHSRDVDVIFHFGETEMSITAIDKESGKECKTTFEIQDFN